A portion of the Corynebacterium rouxii genome contains these proteins:
- a CDS encoding DNA repair helicase XPB, whose protein sequence is MVLGDGPLIVQSDKTVLLEVDHPRAQEARIALAPFAELERAPEHVHTYRITPLALWNSRAAGHDAEQVVHALETYSRFPVPQALLIDVAETMSRYGRVRLHKHPAHGLILESEEPAILAELLRHKKIKPMLGARIDDQSIIVHPSERGRLKQELLKVGWPAEDLAGYVDGEAHTLALSTEHEQWELRDYQRMAADSFWEGGSGVVVLPCGAGKTMVGAAAMAKAQATTLILVTNTVAGRQWRDELLRRTTLTPEEIGEYSGEKKEIRPITIATYQVVTRKTKGEYRALELFDSRDWGLIIYDEVHLLPAPVFRLTSDLQSRRRLGLTATLVREDGREGDVFSFIGPKRYDAPWKDLETQGFIATAECTEVRTTMTESERMVYATAENQDRYRLAACAASKLRAVDKLVAQHAGQPTLIIGAYVDQLAEIGERLHTPVVDGSTSNKKREELFSAFRNGEITTLVVSKVANFSIDLPEAAVAIQVSGTFGSRQEEAQRLGRLLRPKADGAHAHFYTVVSRDSLDSDYAAHRQRFLAEQGYAYRIIDAADLPALTKD, encoded by the coding sequence GTGGTACTTGGCGACGGCCCGCTGATCGTCCAATCTGACAAAACCGTGCTGCTTGAGGTGGATCACCCCCGCGCACAAGAAGCCCGCATCGCTCTAGCGCCTTTCGCTGAGCTCGAGCGCGCTCCCGAGCACGTCCATACCTATCGAATTACTCCGCTGGCGCTATGGAACTCCCGCGCAGCTGGTCACGACGCCGAACAAGTAGTACACGCACTTGAAACTTATTCGCGTTTCCCCGTCCCCCAGGCCCTGCTTATCGACGTCGCCGAGACGATGTCACGCTACGGCCGAGTGCGCCTGCACAAGCACCCCGCCCACGGACTGATCTTAGAATCCGAAGAACCAGCAATCCTGGCCGAGCTTCTTCGCCACAAAAAGATCAAACCGATGCTGGGTGCTCGTATCGACGACCAATCCATCATCGTCCACCCCTCCGAACGCGGACGCTTAAAACAAGAACTCCTGAAAGTCGGTTGGCCAGCAGAAGACCTAGCAGGCTACGTCGACGGTGAGGCTCACACCCTCGCATTGTCCACCGAACATGAGCAGTGGGAACTTCGCGACTACCAGCGCATGGCTGCAGACTCCTTCTGGGAGGGCGGCTCCGGAGTCGTGGTACTGCCCTGTGGCGCTGGAAAAACCATGGTCGGTGCCGCTGCCATGGCAAAAGCCCAAGCCACCACACTGATCTTAGTGACCAATACCGTAGCCGGCCGCCAGTGGCGTGACGAGCTCCTTCGCCGCACCACCCTCACCCCCGAAGAAATCGGGGAATACTCAGGCGAGAAAAAAGAAATCCGCCCCATCACCATCGCCACCTACCAAGTAGTCACTCGCAAAACGAAAGGCGAATACCGCGCACTCGAGCTCTTCGACTCCCGCGACTGGGGACTCATTATCTACGACGAAGTCCACCTCCTCCCCGCCCCCGTCTTCCGACTAACTTCAGACCTCCAATCACGTCGCCGCCTTGGACTTACCGCAACACTCGTCCGCGAAGACGGACGCGAAGGCGACGTATTCTCATTTATCGGCCCCAAGCGTTACGATGCCCCATGGAAAGACCTAGAAACCCAAGGTTTTATCGCCACCGCCGAATGCACCGAAGTGCGCACCACCATGACCGAATCAGAACGCATGGTCTACGCCACGGCCGAAAATCAAGACCGCTACCGCCTTGCAGCCTGCGCTGCCAGCAAACTGCGCGCCGTCGATAAGCTCGTAGCGCAACATGCAGGACAGCCCACCCTCATCATCGGCGCCTACGTCGACCAACTGGCAGAAATCGGTGAACGCCTGCACACCCCCGTGGTTGATGGTTCCACGTCCAATAAAAAGCGCGAAGAACTCTTCTCTGCCTTCCGCAACGGTGAAATCACCACCCTCGTTGTGAGCAAAGTAGCAAACTTCTCCATCGACCTGCCCGAAGCCGCCGTAGCAATACAAGTCTCCGGAACCTTCGGATCCCGACAAGAAGAAGCCCAACGACTCGGCCGCCTACTACGCCCCAAAGCAGACGGTGCCCACGCCCATTTCTACACAGTGGTAAGCCGCGATAGCCTAGATAGTGACTACGCGGCCCACCGGCAACGATTCCTCGCCGAACAGGGCTACGCCTACCGCATCATCGACGCCGCCGACCTGCCCGCACTCACCAAGGACTAA
- a CDS encoding DUF2771 domain-containing protein — translation MASRKTRRKNLIQLLSLVIAVVVVVLCSIAFQSWWNSRPGPEPNTVTITVSSGDVSQDITPFSVCEPGVPCDENEVPNIAVDKDGELKISVPKEVSDHDWSLLKIYDDPAANDQSFFGANEATEATVAGSVDPVGKKDDKRPRLVVAEVTSVLIGHDAQGVETPYTVTWSVSAK, via the coding sequence ATGGCCAGTCGTAAGACCCGACGTAAGAATCTCATCCAACTGTTGTCACTCGTTATCGCCGTTGTGGTGGTAGTGCTGTGCTCTATTGCGTTCCAAAGCTGGTGGAATAGCCGCCCAGGCCCAGAACCCAACACGGTGACCATCACCGTATCCTCCGGAGACGTTTCCCAAGACATCACCCCGTTTAGTGTCTGCGAACCAGGTGTACCGTGCGATGAAAACGAGGTGCCGAATATCGCTGTAGATAAAGACGGCGAGCTTAAAATCAGCGTGCCTAAGGAAGTATCGGACCATGACTGGTCACTGTTGAAGATCTACGATGATCCAGCTGCCAACGACCAAAGCTTCTTTGGGGCCAACGAAGCAACAGAGGCGACAGTGGCGGGATCTGTCGATCCCGTGGGGAAGAAAGACGACAAGCGTCCTCGCCTCGTCGTTGCTGAGGTGACCTCGGTTCTTATCGGACATGATGCCCAAGGAGTAGAAACGCCTTACACCGTCACATGGTCGGTTTCGGCAAAGTAA
- a CDS encoding helicase-associated domain-containing protein, translating to MTSSNDSTSTTAIFRQWLYNLDEDALHRVLEHRPDTTHPLPPGISSLAARLSLRASIMRALVRLNARELAVLEAASIVGAEIEPVDAPKLVELVRSYSEQNTHGTDHWIPSGSELLATIDTLRDYALLFGELAALRIAPGVMDALPAGWQLLPSAHVPNATELPEILEGLTTKQRSILRTLAHSGGTGVTKDAAIDADPTRPIPQLIALGLITRHNSHTVTLPMSVRFALSGKPAPILPLCPVAVSEETSLKQRVEAQSTAAGLEAVRLTRVLIDVLSDSPVALLKDNAVGVRPVATLSRALGVEETTLYRIIAAAMGAGLIAKGVPDPLPANDTGGNYLAPTGRADEWNAQPLSVQWAWLMLGWWEHATLNVAAIGQPDEKNKPHRLLSAATILDKLPSTRALVLRSAAAHAFPHGGDKGVLLANFGFDSPIRASRLARDVFDDITDTAQFLGILGPRWEPTTVLLLLAHKDHHEDPLGQLCEATAGLTPAESDQLIPQGDMTILAPAPLPFEVHTMMALMSDTESMGLATVFRLNSTSVRRALDAGKTDTDLVGFLKDHTIGDLPQSLVYLITDTARRHGALRGGPALSYVRCDDPALLLEVSRIEAADDLGFRIIAPTVLIAQAPLAQVLEAIRSAGFAPAAENAQGLSIDIRPHPTRVATPTMRSTAPQEDSGHIRQALLTLLRDRHTSRGETHGIEGSDAVSVLHSAMRANRQVHVGIVDKQGQALRYTVTPVTITGGHVSAVDAVSGEVIHFMLHRITEVALDSGA from the coding sequence ATGACCAGTTCCAACGATTCCACCTCAACCACTGCGATTTTCCGCCAATGGCTATACAACTTAGACGAGGATGCACTCCATCGCGTCCTTGAGCACCGTCCCGATACGACACATCCGCTACCTCCGGGAATCAGCTCTTTAGCAGCACGTTTATCCCTGCGGGCGTCGATCATGCGAGCTCTGGTGCGGTTAAATGCACGCGAACTCGCTGTGCTCGAGGCTGCCAGCATCGTCGGCGCAGAAATCGAACCTGTGGATGCCCCCAAACTGGTGGAACTCGTGCGTTCATATAGCGAGCAGAATACCCACGGAACCGACCACTGGATCCCTAGTGGGTCTGAACTGCTAGCGACAATAGACACCTTGCGCGACTACGCGCTACTTTTCGGAGAATTGGCTGCGCTACGAATCGCCCCCGGCGTTATGGACGCACTGCCAGCGGGATGGCAGCTTTTGCCCTCAGCACACGTGCCCAACGCCACCGAGCTTCCAGAGATACTCGAAGGCCTCACCACCAAACAACGCAGCATCTTGCGCACCCTCGCGCACTCTGGTGGCACCGGCGTAACAAAAGATGCAGCAATCGATGCTGACCCCACCCGACCAATCCCGCAGCTTATAGCTCTCGGCTTGATCACCCGACATAACAGTCACACGGTTACTCTTCCCATGTCAGTGCGTTTTGCACTCAGTGGTAAACCTGCGCCCATTTTGCCGCTGTGCCCAGTAGCAGTATCAGAGGAAACCTCCTTGAAACAACGAGTCGAAGCACAAAGCACCGCAGCAGGTCTAGAAGCGGTACGACTCACACGTGTTCTTATCGACGTCCTCAGCGATTCCCCCGTTGCCTTATTAAAAGACAATGCCGTGGGAGTACGCCCTGTAGCAACGCTGTCGCGTGCACTGGGTGTAGAAGAAACCACGCTCTATCGTATCATCGCTGCTGCTATGGGAGCTGGGCTTATTGCCAAAGGCGTGCCCGATCCGCTTCCAGCCAACGACACCGGCGGAAACTACCTAGCGCCCACCGGACGTGCCGACGAATGGAACGCCCAGCCGCTATCTGTGCAATGGGCATGGCTCATGCTCGGTTGGTGGGAGCACGCAACGCTCAATGTTGCAGCAATTGGGCAACCAGACGAGAAGAACAAACCACATCGTCTGCTCAGTGCCGCAACCATCTTAGATAAGTTGCCTAGCACTCGCGCGCTTGTCCTACGCTCCGCGGCTGCGCATGCGTTTCCCCACGGAGGAGATAAAGGCGTCTTGCTAGCAAACTTCGGTTTCGATTCTCCTATCAGAGCTTCACGGCTTGCTCGCGACGTTTTTGATGACATCACGGACACTGCTCAATTCTTGGGAATTCTTGGGCCTCGGTGGGAACCCACCACAGTGCTGCTCCTCCTTGCTCACAAAGACCATCATGAGGATCCTCTAGGGCAGCTCTGCGAAGCCACCGCGGGCCTCACCCCCGCTGAATCCGATCAGCTGATCCCCCAAGGTGACATGACCATCTTGGCACCAGCACCGCTTCCTTTCGAGGTCCACACCATGATGGCGCTCATGTCAGATACCGAATCCATGGGGTTGGCCACCGTGTTTAGGCTCAATAGCACCAGCGTCCGCCGTGCTTTGGACGCTGGTAAAACGGATACGGACCTTGTCGGATTTCTCAAAGACCACACGATCGGCGATCTGCCACAATCCTTGGTCTACCTGATTACCGACACCGCACGCCGCCACGGGGCACTTCGCGGCGGACCAGCGCTGAGCTATGTACGTTGCGACGACCCTGCGCTCCTCCTAGAGGTTTCTCGCATTGAGGCCGCAGACGATCTAGGTTTTCGAATCATCGCCCCGACAGTCTTGATTGCCCAGGCCCCGCTGGCACAAGTACTAGAGGCAATCCGATCAGCAGGTTTTGCACCCGCCGCTGAAAACGCCCAAGGGCTCAGTATCGACATCCGCCCCCACCCCACGCGAGTGGCAACCCCAACCATGCGCTCGACTGCGCCACAGGAAGATTCGGGGCACATTCGACAAGCACTGCTCACGCTGCTTCGGGATCGCCACACTTCCCGTGGGGAAACTCATGGCATTGAAGGTTCCGACGCCGTCAGCGTGCTCCATTCCGCCATGCGGGCTAATCGTCAGGTCCACGTGGGAATCGTCGATAAGCAAGGCCAAGCGTTGCGCTACACCGTAACGCCGGTGACGATCACAGGCGGGCACGTCAGCGCAGTCGACGCAGTCTCAGGCGAGGTCATTCACTTCATGTTGCACCGCATAACGGAAGTCGCACTCGATTCCGGTGCATAA
- a CDS encoding glutaminyl-peptide cyclotransferase produces the protein MQCMIDAMRSIFSLISHATLALAGSLAVAGCSLSPQPNHDTAATTPERLEARIHKVHRFDPQAFTQGLELDGDRLLVSTGFYGESGMFSMKVGNSPQQRTPLTPELFGEGITKTGDHIWQLTWRDGIAFKRDATTFQQLSTVSYEGEGWGLCHFDDRIIMSNGSDELIIRDPESFDERSRIQVTNQGNGVSNLNELECVPNDPATGKDTIYANIFLSTDIMRIDATTGAVTGIIDASNIPNNAVADSNNVLNGIAWIPDSDRFYITGKRWPDLYEVTFVSKMNDHGQS, from the coding sequence ATGCAATGCATGATAGATGCTATGCGATCGATCTTCTCGTTAATATCTCATGCCACTTTAGCGCTTGCAGGATCACTTGCCGTTGCAGGTTGTAGCCTATCACCACAGCCCAACCATGATACCGCAGCTACAACCCCAGAACGTTTAGAAGCACGCATCCACAAAGTTCACCGCTTTGACCCGCAAGCTTTTACCCAAGGGCTCGAACTCGATGGCGACCGCCTCCTAGTCAGCACCGGTTTTTATGGCGAAAGCGGCATGTTTTCCATGAAGGTTGGCAACAGCCCACAGCAGCGCACCCCACTCACCCCTGAACTTTTCGGCGAAGGAATCACAAAAACCGGCGACCACATTTGGCAATTGACGTGGCGTGATGGGATCGCTTTTAAACGTGACGCCACCACTTTTCAGCAGCTCAGTACCGTATCTTACGAGGGCGAAGGCTGGGGTCTTTGCCACTTTGATGATCGCATAATCATGTCCAACGGCTCCGATGAGCTCATCATCCGCGATCCCGAATCGTTTGACGAGCGCTCTCGTATCCAGGTAACCAACCAAGGAAACGGAGTTTCCAATCTCAACGAGCTCGAATGCGTCCCCAATGACCCGGCCACCGGTAAGGACACCATCTACGCCAACATTTTCCTCAGCACCGACATCATGCGTATCGACGCCACCACCGGTGCGGTCACCGGCATTATCGACGCCTCCAACATCCCCAACAATGCCGTCGCCGATAGCAATAACGTACTAAATGGAATCGCTTGGATCCCAGATTCGGATCGCTTCTATATCACCGGCAAAAGGTGGCCGGACCTCTACGAGGTCACATTTGTTAGTAAGATGAACGACCATGGCCAGTCGTAA
- a CDS encoding resuscitation-promoting factor Rpf1 domain-containing protein produces the protein MARHARKTASTKAKFAASTVAFGTAATLLAPTASAAPDSDWDRLAGCEAGGNWAINTGNGFFGGLQFTASTWNAYGGGQYAPTANGATREQQIAVAEKVLAGQGWGAWPACSAKLGLNSAPTPRDVVANAPAPVQAAVAGAQEYAAQAGLNTEELAVDALYNAIKARLAGIGLGIPPQIEAFYQANRANFNGFYMANRGAIDFIFGM, from the coding sequence ATGGCACGTCACGCTCGCAAGACCGCTTCCACGAAGGCAAAATTCGCAGCTTCTACCGTTGCATTCGGCACCGCCGCAACCCTTCTTGCCCCTACCGCTTCCGCAGCACCAGATTCCGACTGGGATCGCCTCGCAGGATGCGAAGCCGGCGGCAACTGGGCTATCAACACCGGCAACGGCTTCTTCGGTGGCCTGCAATTCACCGCTAGCACCTGGAACGCCTACGGCGGCGGACAGTACGCTCCAACCGCCAATGGTGCTACCCGCGAACAGCAGATCGCTGTTGCAGAAAAGGTCTTGGCAGGCCAAGGCTGGGGCGCATGGCCAGCATGCTCTGCAAAACTGGGACTGAACTCTGCCCCTACCCCACGCGACGTTGTTGCTAACGCACCTGCGCCCGTCCAAGCCGCAGTCGCCGGCGCACAAGAGTACGCAGCTCAGGCAGGCCTTAACACCGAAGAGCTCGCAGTCGACGCCCTCTATAACGCCATCAAGGCACGCTTGGCAGGCATTGGCCTAGGTATCCCACCTCAGATTGAGGCTTTCTACCAAGCTAACCGCGCTAACTTCAACGGCTTCTACATGGCTAACCGCGGCGCTATCGACTTCATCTTTGGCATGTAA
- a CDS encoding NCS2 family permease: MASTAPQSQTSAPTASTSQPRSALDRYFKISERGSSVGTEVRAGVVTFFAMAYIIILNPLILGTGEDINGKVLGIPQVAAATALAAGVATIAFGLIARYPFGIAAGLGINTLVAVTMVATEGLSWEEAMGLVVLDGIIIVLLAISGFRTAVFSAIPKPMIAAMSVGIGMFIALIGLVDAGFVRRLPDAAHTTVPVGLGTGGSISSWPTLVFIMGLLICGFMVVRRVRGGLFLGIVVTTIIAMIVEAITGAGSSVDNPTGGWSLAVPTTPEGLGGLPDLSLIGDISLFGAFTRVGALGATLLLFTLVLANFFDAMGTMTALGKQAELVDDSGVLPDMKKALIIEGTGAIIGGAASASSNTVYVDSAAGIADGARTGLANVVTGVLFLLAMFLTPLYEIVPIEAAAPVLVVVGALMIGQIRDIDFTDFHIALPAFLTIVIMPFTYSIANGIGVGFISFTLLAVFAGKIKQIHWIMWLISALFVVYFAMDPILNAIGS, translated from the coding sequence ATGGCATCGACGGCCCCTCAGTCGCAAACCTCAGCGCCCACGGCTAGCACCTCGCAGCCGCGCAGCGCGCTTGACCGATACTTCAAAATCAGTGAACGCGGTTCCTCAGTAGGCACCGAGGTTCGCGCAGGCGTAGTGACCTTCTTCGCGATGGCCTACATCATCATCCTTAACCCGTTGATCCTAGGAACGGGTGAGGACATCAACGGCAAAGTGCTGGGGATTCCTCAGGTAGCAGCGGCAACGGCACTGGCCGCCGGTGTTGCCACCATCGCCTTTGGCCTGATCGCGCGCTACCCCTTCGGTATTGCGGCAGGACTTGGTATTAACACCCTCGTGGCAGTCACCATGGTGGCAACCGAAGGCCTGTCGTGGGAAGAGGCCATGGGTCTTGTTGTCCTCGACGGCATCATCATCGTGCTGCTTGCGATCTCTGGTTTCCGCACCGCTGTATTTTCTGCCATCCCGAAGCCAATGATCGCCGCCATGAGTGTCGGCATTGGTATGTTCATCGCCTTGATCGGCCTTGTCGACGCAGGCTTTGTTCGCCGTCTCCCAGACGCGGCTCACACCACAGTCCCCGTGGGGCTTGGCACCGGCGGATCTATTTCTTCTTGGCCAACCCTCGTATTCATCATGGGCTTGCTCATCTGCGGTTTCATGGTTGTTCGCCGCGTCCGCGGTGGTCTTTTCCTTGGCATTGTTGTTACCACCATCATCGCCATGATCGTCGAGGCCATTACTGGCGCTGGCTCCTCGGTAGATAACCCAACCGGCGGCTGGAGCCTCGCTGTTCCTACCACACCTGAGGGCTTGGGCGGCTTGCCAGATTTGTCCTTGATCGGTGACATCTCCCTCTTCGGTGCATTTACTCGCGTCGGCGCACTTGGTGCGACACTGTTGCTATTTACTCTTGTGCTGGCTAACTTCTTCGATGCCATGGGCACCATGACCGCACTGGGTAAGCAAGCTGAGCTTGTCGACGATTCCGGCGTGCTGCCAGACATGAAGAAGGCTCTGATCATCGAAGGCACCGGTGCAATCATCGGTGGCGCAGCGTCAGCTTCCTCAAATACTGTCTATGTGGATTCCGCAGCAGGCATTGCAGATGGCGCTCGCACAGGACTTGCCAACGTGGTCACAGGCGTACTGTTCTTGCTGGCTATGTTCTTGACACCGCTGTATGAGATCGTACCTATCGAGGCTGCCGCACCTGTTCTCGTGGTTGTCGGTGCTCTTATGATCGGCCAGATCCGAGACATCGACTTCACCGACTTCCATATCGCGTTGCCAGCATTCTTGACCATCGTGATCATGCCATTTACCTACTCGATTGCGAACGGTATCGGCGTCGGATTCATCTCCTTTACCCTGCTGGCAGTATTTGCTGGAAAGATTAAGCAGATCCACTGGATCATGTGGCTGATTTCGGCACTATTCGTGGTGTACTTTGCCATGGATCCAATCTTGAACGCTATCGGTTCATAA
- a CDS encoding pyridoxal phosphate-dependent aminotransferase: MPHPVGIHRLAEFGETIFATMSTHAQQHGAINLGQGFPDYDGPKDMLGIACDQIARGNNQYAPAQGFPVLREAVARHQRDYYGMSVDPNTEVLITVGATEALTAAIIGLVEPHEDVIVFEPYFDSYAAAIALAGAHRIAVPLVPNNNSWDLDITALRDAITPQTRMIIVNSPHNPTGAVFSTAAITELCALAIEHDLIVVSDEVYEHMLFDDTTHRPIATYEGMRERTITISSAAKTLCVTGWKTGWAIATPPLIAAIQRAKQYLSFVGASPFQPAVAYALDNEREWIANQQRMLQGNRDLLSHALKNAGFQVSNTKGTFYIVADSCDLSTSDGPDFCYNLITDYNVAAIPISVFTDHPEPWRTKLRFTFGKKQSVIEKAAQALISASR; encoded by the coding sequence ATGCCCCACCCCGTTGGAATCCATCGTCTCGCTGAATTCGGCGAGACGATTTTTGCTACTATGAGCACCCACGCGCAACAACACGGTGCCATTAATCTAGGTCAAGGCTTCCCCGATTATGACGGCCCCAAGGACATGCTGGGCATAGCCTGTGACCAAATCGCACGAGGAAATAACCAATACGCACCAGCACAAGGATTTCCAGTACTACGCGAAGCAGTTGCACGACACCAACGCGATTATTACGGCATGAGTGTGGACCCAAATACCGAAGTCCTTATCACCGTAGGAGCCACAGAGGCGCTTACAGCTGCCATTATCGGACTTGTGGAACCGCATGAGGACGTGATCGTCTTCGAGCCGTATTTCGACTCCTACGCCGCAGCCATTGCATTAGCAGGCGCGCACCGTATCGCAGTGCCTTTAGTCCCCAACAATAATTCGTGGGACCTTGATATCACAGCGCTTCGCGACGCCATCACGCCCCAAACGCGAATGATCATCGTGAACTCGCCACACAATCCTACTGGGGCTGTATTTAGCACGGCAGCAATTACCGAGCTTTGCGCCCTAGCAATTGAACACGACCTTATCGTGGTCAGCGATGAAGTCTACGAACACATGCTTTTCGACGACACCACGCACCGCCCCATTGCTACCTACGAAGGTATGCGCGAAAGAACAATAACGATTTCTTCTGCAGCCAAAACCCTGTGTGTGACAGGTTGGAAAACAGGCTGGGCAATCGCTACCCCACCATTAATCGCAGCGATCCAACGCGCGAAACAATACCTCAGCTTTGTCGGTGCTAGTCCGTTCCAACCAGCCGTCGCTTACGCCCTAGATAACGAGCGCGAATGGATTGCTAACCAACAACGGATGCTCCAAGGCAACCGCGACTTATTATCGCATGCGCTCAAAAACGCCGGATTCCAAGTAAGCAACACAAAGGGAACGTTTTATATCGTCGCAGATTCTTGTGATTTATCTACTAGCGACGGTCCGGACTTCTGTTACAACCTAATTACTGACTACAACGTCGCCGCTATCCCTATTTCTGTGTTCACCGACCACCCAGAACCATGGCGTACCAAACTTCGTTTCACCTTTGGTAAAAAGCAAAGCGTCATCGAAAAGGCTGCTCAAGCTCTCATTAGTGCCAGCCGATAA
- a CDS encoding DUF3027 domain-containing protein, protein MGDVSPRKKRMRSHTKRRKKGMPSTPLIGKNAVAVARRGLEELGEGAVGEHIGVQQVSLESATHRFAAEVPGYDGWEWNAVVACVPGSKYVTLSEVALVPGGSALQPPRWVPYHERVRPGDLGPNDVMPPRDDDPRLTADEQTAAMDFGTTKKLSKAGLNGTKVRWQNGAFGPRSEYAEKAKLPCYTCAFYVPMTDPVGKNFGVCTNEYSADGHIVHSRYGCGAHTDTPPVEPLGVVELRPFDDEHPVSVDTIS, encoded by the coding sequence ATGGGGGACGTGTCACCCCGAAAGAAAAGAATGAGAAGCCATACCAAACGGCGTAAAAAGGGTATGCCGTCCACGCCACTCATCGGCAAGAATGCGGTCGCAGTTGCGCGACGTGGGCTTGAAGAACTCGGGGAGGGCGCAGTCGGTGAGCATATTGGTGTTCAGCAGGTGAGCCTTGAATCGGCGACCCACCGCTTTGCGGCGGAAGTGCCTGGGTATGACGGCTGGGAGTGGAATGCAGTGGTAGCGTGCGTTCCCGGCTCGAAATACGTGACCTTGAGCGAAGTGGCATTGGTACCAGGTGGATCTGCGCTCCAGCCGCCACGGTGGGTGCCATATCACGAACGAGTGCGCCCAGGTGATCTAGGGCCTAACGACGTCATGCCGCCGCGTGACGACGACCCCCGCCTCACCGCGGACGAGCAGACTGCGGCGATGGATTTTGGTACCACGAAAAAGCTTTCGAAGGCAGGGCTTAACGGAACCAAAGTTCGGTGGCAAAACGGAGCTTTTGGCCCGCGGTCTGAGTATGCGGAAAAAGCGAAGCTTCCGTGTTATACCTGCGCTTTTTACGTTCCTATGACGGATCCGGTAGGAAAAAATTTCGGGGTCTGTACTAATGAGTACTCGGCGGATGGTCATATCGTTCACTCTCGATATGGCTGCGGTGCTCATACTGATACTCCGCCTGTAGAACCCCTCGGTGTAGTGGAATTACGGCCTTTTGATGATGAGCACCCAGTAAGTGTAGACACCATTTCTTAG
- a CDS encoding DUF3239 domain-containing protein gives MAHFSFPIDADFAAKNNELLKDTKRLQLSAGLFGIIQILIGVGLYFWLGGAFGIICLAVFTIMALISFAMIFVVPKQVGNAQHLYDNYDLVPAMIAEVNPRDMVVMALVNTNVDPTLPPRWALATRNITAIPGIEGDTRKVGTRIPAVAVTGQRSVGNQDSWDQISPMPIAWATPDSSVIARAESTIPSEQWTTLSKNLNKLDQVRETKFDLLEL, from the coding sequence ATGGCACACTTCTCCTTCCCCATCGACGCCGACTTCGCCGCAAAAAACAACGAGCTGCTCAAAGACACCAAACGCCTCCAACTCTCCGCTGGTCTATTTGGAATCATTCAGATCCTCATCGGCGTGGGCCTTTACTTCTGGCTCGGTGGTGCATTCGGCATCATCTGTCTTGCAGTATTCACCATCATGGCACTGATTAGTTTCGCCATGATCTTCGTTGTGCCCAAACAAGTAGGAAACGCACAACACCTCTACGACAACTACGACCTCGTCCCCGCCATGATCGCCGAAGTCAACCCCCGCGACATGGTTGTGATGGCACTGGTCAACACCAACGTCGACCCCACCCTTCCACCCCGATGGGCACTTGCAACGCGCAACATCACCGCAATCCCAGGCATCGAAGGCGACACCCGAAAAGTAGGCACCCGCATCCCAGCAGTGGCCGTCACCGGCCAACGCTCCGTGGGGAACCAAGACTCATGGGACCAAATTTCCCCCATGCCCATTGCATGGGCTACTCCAGATTCTTCAGTGATTGCTCGGGCAGAATCGACGATTCCTTCCGAACAATGGACCACATTGAGCAAGAACCTGAATAAGCTAGATCAAGTACGCGAAACAAAATTTGATCTACTGGAGTTGTAA
- a CDS encoding cold-shock protein gives MPQGKVLWYDVDKGFGFVSNPEGDDCFVSKDVLPQGVQKLEKGQRVEFDYVARGRGPQALRIKVLDTPRLRRPAQHKYSAEELNSMISDLATLLEIKVQPSLRAGRYPDRKEGRQVANILRAVAKELDM, from the coding sequence GTGCCTCAAGGGAAGGTGCTTTGGTACGACGTTGATAAGGGATTCGGATTTGTGTCCAACCCCGAAGGAGACGACTGCTTTGTCAGCAAGGACGTTTTGCCTCAAGGCGTACAGAAGCTAGAAAAAGGTCAGCGCGTTGAATTCGATTACGTTGCGCGTGGTCGTGGTCCACAAGCGTTGCGCATCAAGGTCCTAGACACCCCTAGGCTTCGCCGCCCAGCACAACATAAGTACTCTGCCGAAGAGCTCAACAGCATGATCTCTGATCTGGCTACACTGCTGGAGATCAAAGTGCAGCCGTCGCTACGCGCCGGGCGATACCCCGACCGTAAAGAAGGTCGACAGGTTGCTAACATTTTGCGCGCTGTTGCCAAAGAACTCGATATGTAG